From the genome of Paenibacillus sp. JQZ6Y-1, one region includes:
- a CDS encoding sugar ABC transporter ATP-binding protein, giving the protein MSNSAATTSGNLTMTGIFKSFANVPALQDVDFQLHSGEIHALLGANGAGKSTLMKILSGAYTSDKGSILIDGSEVVIDSPAAAKQAGIQCVYQEVDTSLIPQLSVAENILLDQLISSGGSPVLNWKKLYNEADAILKRLGFAISARRQVSELTLAEKQLVLIARVMAEQARFVILDEPTAPLSIEEAERLFTIMQELKSQGIGVIFISHRLPEIFRVCDRITVMRDGRRVSTLPAAETNPNDVVHSMLGRAFEEEYPKVFTEIGEPILTVRNLAAGRHVQDVSLEVNSGEIVAIVGLVGAGKTELSKLLFGADVPEQGSIELNGKKLRIRTPQQAISAGIVLVPEERRKEGILVKESVLHNLSLPILQKITSLGIVSGKAERKHGSGLVSALGIKAASDQQLTGYLSGGNQQKVAIGKWMETNAHVYVLDEPTKGVDVGAKRDIFRVIGGLAQQGKGILYLTCEFEEALGLADRILVMCDGRITKTFAYGEASHEDLLYYASAGREELV; this is encoded by the coding sequence ATGAGCAATTCCGCAGCGACAACCAGCGGCAATCTGACCATGACCGGCATTTTCAAATCCTTCGCCAACGTACCGGCGCTGCAGGATGTGGATTTTCAATTGCACAGCGGCGAGATTCATGCGCTGCTCGGCGCGAATGGCGCAGGCAAGAGTACACTGATGAAAATATTGTCCGGTGCCTACACGTCAGACAAAGGCAGCATTTTGATCGACGGCAGCGAAGTGGTTATCGATTCACCCGCAGCCGCCAAACAAGCCGGCATCCAGTGCGTCTATCAGGAGGTCGATACCTCGCTGATTCCGCAGCTGTCGGTAGCGGAAAATATTTTGCTGGATCAGCTGATCTCTTCCGGTGGCAGTCCTGTGCTGAACTGGAAAAAGCTATACAACGAGGCAGATGCTATTTTAAAACGGCTGGGCTTTGCGATCTCAGCGCGTCGTCAGGTGAGCGAATTGACGCTGGCGGAAAAGCAGCTCGTGCTAATCGCCCGCGTCATGGCGGAGCAAGCACGCTTTGTCATTTTGGATGAGCCGACGGCGCCGCTTAGTATTGAAGAAGCGGAACGGTTGTTCACGATTATGCAGGAGCTAAAATCACAGGGCATCGGGGTCATCTTCATCTCGCACCGTTTGCCGGAGATTTTCCGAGTGTGTGACCGCATTACCGTGATGCGCGACGGTCGCCGAGTAAGCACACTCCCAGCGGCAGAAACCAATCCAAACGATGTGGTGCATTCCATGCTGGGACGCGCATTTGAAGAGGAATATCCGAAGGTATTTACCGAGATCGGAGAGCCGATTCTGACCGTGCGCAATCTGGCGGCAGGGCGGCATGTGCAGGATGTGAGTTTGGAAGTAAACAGCGGCGAGATTGTTGCCATCGTCGGGCTGGTGGGCGCAGGCAAAACGGAGCTGTCCAAGCTGCTGTTCGGTGCGGATGTACCGGAGCAAGGCAGTATCGAGCTGAATGGCAAAAAGCTGCGTATCCGCACGCCGCAGCAAGCGATCTCCGCCGGAATCGTGTTGGTGCCGGAAGAACGGCGCAAGGAAGGTATTTTGGTCAAGGAATCGGTACTGCACAATCTGAGTCTGCCTATTTTGCAGAAAATCACATCACTTGGCATCGTCTCGGGCAAAGCGGAACGCAAGCACGGCAGCGGTCTAGTATCTGCGTTAGGCATCAAGGCAGCATCCGATCAGCAGCTCACCGGCTATCTCAGTGGCGGGAATCAGCAAAAGGTCGCTATCGGGAAATGGATGGAGACCAACGCGCATGTATATGTACTCGACGAGCCGACCAAGGGCGTTGATGTGGGCGCGAAGCGCGATATTTTCCGTGTAATCGGCGGCTTGGCGCAGCAGGGCAAAGGCATCCTGTATCTCACCTGCGAATTTGAGGAAGCACTTGGACTTGCCGACCGCATTCTCGTCATGTGCGACGGTCGGATTACGAAAACCTTTGCCTACGGCGAAGCATCTCATGAGGATTTACTATACTACGCCAGCGCAGGCCGGGAGGAACTTGTATGA